TGGAAAAAAACATGACAATACTGTCAAAATCGCCCAGCAATATGGTCTAGCTTATGCCCCTATACAAATAATGAAAGAAAAAGGTTTCCTAGAAGAAGCCCTACCTAACAATAAAATTGAATGGGTCAAACTCTCTAACACAGCAGCTATTCGTGAAGCTGTACTTGCAGATAATCTTGATGTAGGATTCATGGGAATACCACCTTTCCTTATAGCACTTGATAACGGTATGGAGTGGAAAATGATGACAGGTCTCTCTAGTTGTCCAATTGGTCTAGTCACATATGATGACAACATAAAGACACTTAAAGATTTTACCTCAAAAGATAAAATAGCTCTACCCCAACCAGGAAGTATACAGCATATCCTACTTGCTATGGCATGTGAAAGAGAACTTGGCAAGGCTGATGCTCTTGACAATCAATTAGTTTCCATGAAACATCCAGATGGATTCCAAGCATTGACTGCCAAACAAGATATAAAAGCACATTTTACTTCACCACCCTATTTATTCGAAGAATTAGCCAATGAAGATAACCACATGGTTATAACTGGTGAAGAAGCTATGGGAAGTGAATTTACTTTTATCGCAGGTGCTTGTACCGAAGATTTTTATACTAATAACAAAAAAGAATACTCTGCACTAATAGAAGCTATTAATAAATCTATAGAATTCATGATAAATAACGAAGATGAAACTTTGGACATATTGTCTAATTTATATGAGATGGATAAAGAGAAGTTGAAAGGTTATCTTAATTACGAAGGGATGAAATACGCTACAGACATTCAAGGTGTAGACAAATTCGTAGATTTTATGGTAAGAAACAACTACCTTAATAAATCCTACAAAAGTGAAGAGGTCATTTGGGAATGAAAAAATTATATATACGTCGATTTCTATGGATAGGATTTTTTATAATCATATGGGAAGTTACATATTACTCTAACGTATACGCTAGACAGATTTTTCCTTCCATCGAGCAAATCATCAAATCTTTAGGTATTAGCCTTACTAAAGGTGATCTGCTCATGCAGATAGGATTTTCTTTCATCATAATTTTAAAAGGGTTACTGATAGGTATTGTGCTATCTGTGTTATTAAGCTTTTTTGATTACTTCTTCAAAAATTTCAGTAGTCTATTGGATACAATAATCGGTATACTCCACCCTATTCCAGGTATAGCGTTACTTCCATTAGTTATCATTTGGTTTGGGGTTGGAGAAAAAGCCATTCTTGTAATTATAGTACACTCGGTTTTATGGCCTATGACTATCAACATGAAAACAGGTTTTAGGTCTGTGGACAATGAATATATAGAAGTCTCTAAGAATTTTGGTATGAACATATGGCAGATTTTTTATTATGTACTGATACCTCTTAGTCTCCTTCATATAGTATCTGGATTAAAAATTGGCTGGTCTAGAGCATGGCGAGCACTAATCAGTTCTGAAATGGTATTTGGAGCAATTGGACCTTTTGGTGGTCTAGGCTGGTTTATCTTTGAAAAACGAGTGTATATGGACACTCCAGGGACGTATGCTGGTTTAGTTGTTATAATTATCATTGGCATGATTATGGAAGATTTCATCTTTGGAAGACTGGAAAAGAAATGTGAAGAAATACTATTATGATATATTATTTATCTTATAGATTTTCACTTTCCAATCATATTCCATCATGTACTTAGGTATCCTTATACCATATAGAGAATTACTGAACTCATGAATAAGGGTACAATTTTCTTCTATATAATTATTCATTTCATCGTGATAATAATCTTTTCCATAGAGAACATTCCATCTAGG
The window above is part of the Vallitalea guaymasensis genome. Proteins encoded here:
- a CDS encoding ABC transporter substrate-binding protein, coding for MKMKPTLILTISMIMLLMTACGKKHDNTVKIAQQYGLAYAPIQIMKEKGFLEEALPNNKIEWVKLSNTAAIREAVLADNLDVGFMGIPPFLIALDNGMEWKMMTGLSSCPIGLVTYDDNIKTLKDFTSKDKIALPQPGSIQHILLAMACERELGKADALDNQLVSMKHPDGFQALTAKQDIKAHFTSPPYLFEELANEDNHMVITGEEAMGSEFTFIAGACTEDFYTNNKKEYSALIEAINKSIEFMINNEDETLDILSNLYEMDKEKLKGYLNYEGMKYATDIQGVDKFVDFMVRNNYLNKSYKSEEVIWE
- a CDS encoding ABC transporter permease produces the protein MKKLYIRRFLWIGFFIIIWEVTYYSNVYARQIFPSIEQIIKSLGISLTKGDLLMQIGFSFIIILKGLLIGIVLSVLLSFFDYFFKNFSSLLDTIIGILHPIPGIALLPLVIIWFGVGEKAILVIIVHSVLWPMTINMKTGFRSVDNEYIEVSKNFGMNIWQIFYYVLIPLSLLHIVSGLKIGWSRAWRALISSEMVFGAIGPFGGLGWFIFEKRVYMDTPGTYAGLVVIIIIGMIMEDFIFGRLEKKCEEILL